A window of Phragmites australis chromosome 15, lpPhrAust1.1, whole genome shotgun sequence genomic DNA:
cgtgggcagctgagaatgtcaggatatcaggccgcgcgtgcctattaaatgcggcattgggcctttgactggctgacaccccgacgatgggacccttcgggtcgtcggacgatcttgcgcgaaccttcggggaaccgagtcctcgggggctgccacgtgcagccccgagcactctctcccgagcacttcggtgagaccttcggggaaccgagtcctcgggggctgccacgtgcagccccgagcactctctcccgagcacttcggtgagaccttcggggtaccgagtcctcgggggctgccacgtgcagccccgagtactctctcccgagcacttcggtgagaccttcggggaaccgagtcctcgggggctgccacgtgcagccccgagcactctctcccgagtacttgggtgagaccttcggggaaccgggtcctcgggggctgccacgtgcagccccgagcactctctcccgagtacttgggtgagaccttcggggaaccaggtcctcgggggctgccacgtgcagctccgagcactctctcccgagtacttcggtgtttggatcatcgggggactacagtactcggggataagtgagaaaccttccgagcacttcctttccggtacttggactctgcggatcatcggggaactggggtgctcgggaacctagaggctacggccccgagcaccttcccccgggacttagcttcttcttatcctgcagggtggacctcgcgggatggtgacatgtggcggatggccggcccgatctcgggattcagggacccctggttcctaatacaccgacacccGCATATAGTGAAATTACAAAGTAGCTATGTTTTCCTATATGGAGGAATTGTAATTTCCTGAAAATCATTAAAACAAAGTCCTGTATCTACTTCGATGAAGCATTcggaaataatagctttatataaAGCCGTATGAGAATACGCATgacttagaagagtgatcaattaTATCCAACAGTCATGTGACTTAAACACTACTAATACACCTATCATTATCTATGAAAATAATGCTTCATGTGTTGTACAAGTGCAATCGAGatatgtgaaaaataaattaacgaagcatatcaaccaTAAGTTCTTTTAtactcatgaattgcataagatgaatgaaaaaaaggtaatgcataccaagtcatgtgggaatcttgcagatttatttaCTAAGTCTTTCACtgtatctagttttgaaagatatgTTCGTGGTATTATGATAACAAGGCTGAGACAGTTGCATATTTTAAgaggagaattttcacataataacGATATGAAGAGTTAAATCTTAATCAAGAAGATTAAATATCCAAAATTTAATCATAAAgattatataaaatatttttggttGGATTGTACTCTTTCCCTTAAATGAGTTTTTCTAAAGTTTCTCATGTCAAGGTTTAacgagctatgtactctttatCTAAAATGTTTCCACTGAGTTTTTGGAGGGTTTTAATGAGATATATGTATTTCGCGAGAAGTGCCTAAGAGAAAGTGTTGGAAAACTTAGGGttttataatataatttggattCATCTCAATCTCTAAATATTTGGTCTTATCGGAATATGTCTCTATTTCTTTGAAGTTGATTCTACCTCTTAGGAGTTTTTAGCACTATATACACGAGGCAGAACCCCTTATTATAAACAGagataaataaagaataaataGTTTTTCCCTACACTATGTCTCTTTTACGATGGTTCTCTCGAGGAATATTGGATTACACCTGATAGCAGCAGTTCCTTAATAGTTTGGAATATTTGGATCACCActcactttattttttttcttaatttaattaAGTGGAAAtaaatctttagtttatttattttttaatcaaactaataaaaaaaatacaaaacttacatCCCTCACCACTTACGGATCCGCACAAGGGCTGTGGTGTTCTGCAACTTCTACACTCCACTGGAAGGTCGCCAAGGAGTAACGGATACAAGCCGCTGACGTGCGGATCCCACATGTctatagctcttagttgttggCATTTTCGTTTTCGATAGGAAATTGTGGATTGATTCTGCGCACAtaaatttagaactttttttttatagaaatacaaatatatatgtctattttaaaaaattacaaatatagacTTCTATGGTAGGTTAGAAAGGTGACACAcgacatatttaaaaaataaaataaaaattgtgTTCCAATCCtcacaaaattcaaaacactagcCAAAAGTCatgaaaatttctaaaaaattatgtgGTATAGAAGATGCTATCATATAGCTCTCCAAAAATTTCTCTAGtgcttttctagtttttttttatgattatttctcTAGTGTTTTGAATTACAGGTGGCTTGTAGCCCTTAGAACGGGAGATATGAgtctaaatttttaatttttcaaaccAGGCATATacatttgtattttttatttttaaaatatataaaaataaaaattcccaTAAATTTAAGCTCATGCAAGGAGAAGACATGGGCACTTTTCACAGGTCCAAATTGAGTCCCTGACTGTCACTGGGCTCAGCAACAGAAGATGCCTCAATTTGGACCTTTAAACTGACAATTTAGCTGGGCAATTTTTTACTAAGCTTTATAACGGGCCTGTGAAAAGTGCCCATGCAAGGAGAAGGCATCTTCTCTTGCTGGATTTCGCTGCACGAAGGCGTAGGGAATCCCCACCGTTAAACTGAGCATGGACGCTTCAGATGAATTCACCCGTCACATCCGTACACCGGCGCACACGGTATCTGCCACTCGCGGAGCCGCACGCAGCTGACACCCTGacggctcccccccccccccctcccgtcCCCAGCCTCACCTCCATTCTTTCTCGTGTCGTGTCGCACGTGAGATTGGGGAGGCGGTGGACTGGTGGAGGTTGTCGGCGACGAGGCGCGGGGGGCTTAGGTTTTCCCCTGCTCGGATCCGCGTCCGAGCCCATGGGATCCGACGGCTTCGCCTTCGCCGCGGCCGCGGAGGCCTTCGCCAAGTACTGCGGTGAGCTCCCCGCCTTCGAATTCCGCTTGTCCGTGTCACTGGCGGGTTTTGGTTCGATCCGGAGGTCTAGGGTTTCGGTGGCTTGTATCTGCAGGGACTTGCGGGTTTGGAGGGAATAATTGCGGTTTTTAGGTGGGTTTAGTGGCTAGTTTTGTGGAATTTTGGGCGGATTTTCCGTTCTTTATGCGAATTTCGGGTTATTTTTGGTGTTTAAGTTGCGAATTCTTCGGAACGGATGATTTTGAGTAGGAAAGAAGTGATCTTTAGGCTTTTCATTGGTCAGTTATCTGTCTTCTTGACGAAAAATAGATCATTGTCTATGTTGTTCTTGCCTTCTTGGGTGATGAAAGATTCCAAGAAGCGTTAGTTAATCCCTTACGCGTTTCAGTAGCAACAGCTAGGCAGGTGTTTGATAAACGAGGCGTGGAGAATGATATGCTATTCTTTGCAGTATCTGATAATTCGAAGCTGTATTTGCTATTCTAGTACAATTCGATTATGTCGTCCTCCTTTAGCTCCTGGAGGTACACAAACTTTTACAAAGAATCAAAGCAAAGCTTCATGCGCAGTATTCATACTTTTATTAGGAATTAAGGCAAAGTTTCTTGTGCGGTGAACAGTTTTTTGTGTAAAAATGTTAGCTCAGAATCAGTTTGGGTTTATTGAGGTACTATATCAACCTATTAGTTCTTTTGGCCTTTGTTTCGCTAGGTATTGTATCAGGACCCGCAGATGCGAAGACGAGAGGACTGGTTGAGCTTTCACAAGTTATAGGCGGAATAAAAGGGATGAGGTGAGCTTTCTTGACTACTTTTGTAGGCAAGGACCTTTGTGAACTTTAAGAACTGATGTGTGGTGTTTTCCCTTCTTTCCTCATTCGGTAGCTGGCACCTTTTATGTGTTGGTCAATGACGAAATTTTGCATTAGAGAAGCATGTTTTTTCTTCTTGCCTACATACACTAAGAGCTGAAAGTTGAAACATTGTCCAAACTAAACAAAACCACCAACCCTCATCTTCTTCTATCCAGGATTTGGTAACGGTGTGATTCGACTAAGATTAAGATTTGAACTGAGAAATATATATAGCTGCTTGCACTTGTCTGTGTTGCTGTAAATATATAACCATTTAGAGTTTACTTCCTCTGTTATTATTACTAGCATGTTAACGTTAAAGTGTTTTTACTTCAAACATTGCAAATATCATGGCGGTTAAACTTCAAAAATCACAAATATCACGGCATTTATTATTGTTTGTGGCTTTTATATCGTGACCAGGACACACTGGCACATCCTTTACATGTCCAGGGCACATAAACCTGTGTAACCTCCCATATCATAAGAACATTCCGATTAATTTTTGCTTACTTTATTGTTtgattctattttatttttcttgtatttttttttaccttttcgCTTATTACAATATCTGATATTCATGCAGGGATGCAATATTTTGTGACATTCCCAAGCTCATGCCATTTATTGAGTTGGTGAGTGGTGCTCTCCAAGCTgattaataatttttatatgctTCTCATTACCTTATGTTGATTGAGAGTTGAGAACATTCTCTTCTAGGAGGATGTGGGCCGATTCAATTACTTCTATGATTTTGTCTTCTTCATCTGTCGTGAAAATGGGCAAAAGAATATCAGTAAGACCTTTTGTTCTCGAGGATGTCTGCATACTGCTGGCATACTATTTATACCTGACTAATCGGAATGCCCTTTTCATGATTTTAGGCATTCAAAGAGCTGTGGCAGCATGGAGGATTGTGCTAAATGGAAGGTTTCGGTTGCTTGATCGGTGGTGTAACTTTGTTGAGGTATAAAATTGCTCTGCTTGACCACTGTATGGAAATTTCCATGATTTCACCTCAACCATTTTTTGGTTTTGTTATCCATATTTGATGATTGTGTATTTGGTGTTGGTAATGTTCCATTCTTATCCAATTATGACTAAACTTCTATTGTTTGATACATGATGACTAAATAGATCTGTTAAGAGTATTGCTGAGCACCGTAAATACCAGATGTTTTGTTTGCAGTTGTACTGTTCTGGCTAATACTTATGATTCTATTGCTTGATACATGATGACTAAATGGATCTGTTAGAGCATTACTGAGCATGGTAAATACCAGATGTTTTGTTTGCAGTTGTACTATTCTGGCTAATATTTATGTTTCTTGTAAAAAGTAAAGTTTATTGCAAAATGCATATTTGTTTTAGTCAGCATTTGGAATCTTACGCTGGGAAGTATCATCAGAAAGTCGAAAGTATTGTTTTCAGCAACTAGTTTATATTGTACTATTTTGCAACAGTTTGCTGTGCATATAAATCAACCTTGAATCCTCAGTGAACCATTAATCTGTTACCTCCTTGTTCCCATGATTAATTGATAAACACTTTACAAAAGTGGTCCAGTTTTGAACTGTCTTCATGGTGATTTGAGATGACAGTATTTGCCTTACTGTATAACTCAGTACTCCAAATTTCCTACAGTTCTTAAACAGTTTCTTCCTCACCACAAAGGGGAACTAGCTTTGTGTTTTACGCCCCCATTCTATGATGAACTGCCGATAATAGACTTTATTGTGTTTTCTTAGCTAAAACTGTAATATTTATTCTCAGAAGTACCAACGTCACAACATATCTGAGGATACCTGGCAGCAGCTGCTAGCTTTCAGTAGGTGTGTAAATGAAGATCTCGAAGGTTATGATCCAAGAGGTACATATTCCTTCTATGTGGATACTTCTTCAACTTTCAATCGTTAATCTGCAGCTTCCTTCATAGATTTAGCTCCGTGATAATCAAGAGAAAATTTATTGGTTCCAGTTTATCTGTGTCTATTTTCAGGTGCTTGGCCTGTTCTGATTGATGATTTTGTGGAGGATATGCACAGGTTTGCAGCCACAATATACTTGTAACCCCTTGCAATTCAGTTTATTGGCTTTATTCCTGTTGTGTGAACGCAAAGCAGAATCATTCAATTTTGTGCTGTGAACTTAGTAGTACTATACAAGAATTAATAATGGAAGTATAGAATTAACTTGCCAATGAATACATCCTGCATGGTAATAAGCTGGAGGTAGTCTTCTGATTATATGAGATGGTCATATTTTTCCTAGTTGCTTGCTGAATTATAAGTTTCTTCCTGTAAAATGTAGAGTCTATCACTCCAGTGACTGCAGCAAGGCGATTGAATCACAATGTAGCATTTCCAATACGCTTGGAGGTGGTATTTCAAGGCATAACTATTTTCACTAGTTCTTTAGTCAGCTTTACATTACCGCTAAGTTCGGAATTTGGTGTAACAGGACTGAATCTATTACCTGGATCAAAAAGGAAATGTCCTACTCAATTTAACTCAAGTACGGAGGATGTAGAGCTTTCAGATAGTTTTACACGCTCTGTCCATCTTACTCCGTTGAAGCGACTAAAGGAAAGTTCTGGAACTAGATATGGAGTTTGGGAATCCCACAAAGGTACCCCTTTCGCTAATAGTTCGTCAGATTGCCATGAGGACACAAATTTAAACAACTCAAGAGGTTGTCTTCAGAACTCGCCTTGTATTGTTGAGGATACCTTGTCGAAAGGGTTTGAAGGTTGCATTTCAATGAAGTGCTCCTTTTAATATAATCAGGAATGCATAGGTTAGTGAATTTATGGCAGTCCATAAAACTCCATACGTTTCCATTTAGCTCCACCACCATTCTGTATGTGTATTTAATCAATTTTCCCAGTGGTGAAATTAATTGTGTTGTACGTGAATGATACTGTTATCTATTGTCAGATGTATATGAAACTGTCATCTGTCTTTATTGAAGGTATTTCGTTTTTTCCCATTAAATTCTTGTTTGTACGTGATGTCTTCCTATTGTGGATATTACTATACTTGTATTGGGCACTTTAGGTCATGTCCATGTGATTAGGAATAAGGAAAATGCTGAATAAGTGTGGTTTTCCACTCTTAACATCAATAGCTGTCAAGATAACCACATCTTCTCATGAGGGAAATTTCCCAGTTTCTTGTTAGCATAGTAAGTAGAGAAGATATTGGTACAAATCATCAttgtttccaaaaaaaaaaaaaaaaaaaatcaaatacttgATTGTTCTCAGGGGATATGTTTTGGTTCAGGCCAAATTGTGCTGTTAAAATTTGGTTGCAGCCAAATATGTGACATGACCTAAAGTCGCAAGTTTGATGAGAATTGGATCGAATATTGCAGAATCAGTAGTGAGCTAAATTTGGTAACATCTACATATGCACGAGATGCGCCCCTAACACACGATTAGAATTCGGATCACAAGTTTGCTACCTCACGCAGCACGGGCCATGTTCCTTGTTCCCACTGGGCCATGTTggctttctttttccttgttcTTTGTGTAATTGTGCAGATACTATTTTGCTTGACATGCATATCCATCCAATATTCCATGCATGAAAAACAGGGATACATGCTATACAACATGTTAGCGATTAGACGACATAAGTGACCCACAAAAATCAACACATTACGTTTCCTGTTAACTTGTCAGATGGTACAAGTTTTGCCTACTTCTACCACATTAGTATTCtaggaaaagaaaaacatcACCGGGGTGAAACTTTTGTCAGTGCACCGATCAACGCCATCTATGCATGTAAATCGGAATCATCTGAAATGTTATCTTACCAATTGTAACCAGAAAACAATTATAAAACAGCAATTCGTACAGTTTGGTTGTTGTCATTGGCAGCAACCACAAGTGCCAGTGAAGTTAAGCCCTAGAGTTAAAAATGCTAATCCTTGGAGATAGAGATACAAGTAGTAGCTAGTTGTCCCATGGAAGGCGAGGTTGTATGATGCACAAACGAAGAGAAACACCGAAAATCCAACCTCAGAAAAATTAATTCTGCAAGGAAAATACAGAATCAGTAATATAATGTATAGGGTCTTCTAGCACAGCTTACTATTGTACATGAATTTACTAAGGGGTTATACCTGTCTCTTAACCTTTTCCGGGTTTTCTGAAGCAAGGGAACTTCATTGTCCTCAAAATCGTTCCCTACCTTTTTTGTCACAATCCACTGGTTAAACCCTGGTAACTCCAGTAGACCGGTCAGTGCAGCTTTCATGCGGTGCACTGTCATTACACTCTCGAACAAAATCCAAAATGGCATTATGTGCAGATTTCTGTTGAGGAGGCAGATTGAAGGGCATTAGATTTTAGTTTGTGGTGGAAGGGCAGATGAACAAGGTATTAGAGTTGAAGCATAATTATTGAAAAGCTTACTTAGGATGTCTTATGGCTGTGACTATCGTAAGTACCGTAGGAATATATGCGATACCCCAGATTGGTAAGAATAGCTCTGGGATGAAGACCGAAACAGGGATAATGAAATTGTAGAGAATACAGGCGACCGTAGGGGCTACAACTCTGCGCACCAAGAAGAAGCTATAGAGCATATAGGACCTCTTGAGGAGTGATATATCCTAATGAAACAACAGTGGTGTTAATTttcagtatatatatatatcttgagagagagagagagagagagagagagagagagagagagagaagcttaCCTTGGCAACCAAAACATCCTTTGCCATCTTACGGAATAAGTTTGCACCACCACTGGACCACCGGAATTGCTGCCGACAGTAAGCCTTGTAAGTTGATGGAAGTTCACTCTTGACCTAGAACAAGTTCACATAGTCAAACGATTACATCAAACTAATTTACTTTTGACAAGACTATTTTAGGATAAGATCTGCTCACTCTGATGTCCCCAACATAGATAAATTTCCAACCCTGTAAGGTTGCTCGAACTGCCAAGTCCATGTCTTCAACTGTAGTGCGGTCCTTCCAACCTCCTGCCTCATTTATGGCTGTTGTACGCCACACTCCAGCAGTTCCTTAGAATAGACATGCCTTCATAAGATTGTATGGTtttaaaatctaaaattctggagttgttttttctttcttttcatgaTCGTTACACTTTTAAGTTGTAAAGATGTGTACCATTGAAACTGAAGAAGGCAAAGGTTGCTGATCCTGCTTCTTGTTCAACTTTGAAGTGGTAATCGAAGAACATCTTCTGTACTCTTGTCAACAGGCTTGTGGTGTCATTCACTGCAAAATTCTGTCAATTAAGAATTTGATCGATCAGAGTGAATAAAACATTATAGTGCTGAGAAGATCAGCacaagtagtttttttttttgttcatgtcATGTTTTTTTAACAGTTTCTATGCCTTGTTTCCGGCATCATGATGAAAGATAGGAGCATAGGAGGCATAAGTCAAAATATTTGTAATGTCATGAATATACAggtagatatttattttctatggcCAGAACAGAGAGGTTTTCTATTCCATTCCTTAAGCTGAGAGAACTatttgtgcaagtttttccAAGAGTGAGATATGATAATGGAGGAAGTATTCCTCTGTGGTGGTGATATAATGGAATGTGGGAGCATATCTGAAAAGTTTAACATGAGGACTCGAAATATTTTCCTATGTTGTTTTCCACTCCATGACCTAATCAAACTTGTGCATTTGTGATAGAATGGTAGCTGGAAGAGTATGCTCGAGAGCTAACAGGAAATGGAGTACTTACCAAAGGACCACCGAGCTTGAACAAGGGCAACTTTTGGATTGTGCACAAGGAATGGGATAGTACGGAGCAGGAAGTCTGGTTCAGGCTGGAAATCGGCATCAAATATGGCAACGTATTCGCTTTGCTTGGCGTAGTCGCATTCCATTCCTTTCTTCAGAGCTCCTGCCTTAAACCCCTTGCGGCTGCTTCTTGTGGCATACTTGATGTTCACTCCTTTGCTCATCCAGTTCTCACATTCCAGCTCTACCAAATTCTACAGCAAGAAGTGATAGAATAATCAGTTATTCCTTTTCTTAGACTAATAATCTTCTATTCTTAAGTATCTACACCTATTAATGGCATCAAGATGGTAGATATCTTGTGCTGGAGATTCGTTTGCAACTGAAATGATGCCCTCCGGTCAGTTTTAGTTTTGTTGCACCAAAGATGGAAGAGTAAGGTTCACAAAAAACTGCTATGTCAACGCACATGGATCTAGTAGGTGGTGCCACTCTCCACTCTATTTGTGTTAGCATTTGGATGGCAGATAAATCTGATGGCTAAGTGAGGGAGGTCTGAATGCTTACTATTTGCTTGGGAGGTCATGCTTTATCTAAAGGTTCCTTGTGCTTGGCAACAACTTCTGCCGTCATGCTTTATCTAAAGGTTCCTTGTGCTTGGCAACAACTTCTGCCCTATCGCACTAAAGCAACCCATGAGCTGAATCAATTCAACTAACCA
This region includes:
- the LOC133892695 gene encoding defective in cullin neddylation protein AAR3-like isoform X1; translation: MGSDGFAFAAAAEAFAKYCGIVSGPADAKTRGLVELSQVIGGIKGMRDAIFCDIPKLMPFIELEDVGRFNYFYDFVFFICRENGQKNISIQRAVAAWRIVLNGRFRLLDRWCNFVEKYQRHNISEDTWQQLLAFSRCVNEDLEGYDPRGAWPVLIDDFVEDMHRVYHSSDCSKAIESQCSISNTLGGLNLLPGSKRKCPTQFNSSTEDVELSDSFTRSVHLTPLKRLKESSGTRYGVWESHKGTPFANSSSDCHEDTNLNNSRGCLQNSPCIVEDTLSKGFEGCISMKCSF
- the LOC133892695 gene encoding defective in cullin neddylation protein AAR3-like isoform X2 gives rise to the protein MGSDGFAFAAAAEAFAKYCGIVSGPADAKTRGLVELSQVIGGIKGMRDAIFCDIPKLMPFIELEDVGRFNYFYDFVFFICRENGQKNISIQRAVAAWRIVLNGRFRLLDRWCNFVEYQRHNISEDTWQQLLAFSRCVNEDLEGYDPRGAWPVLIDDFVEDMHRVYHSSDCSKAIESQCSISNTLGGLNLLPGSKRKCPTQFNSSTEDVELSDSFTRSVHLTPLKRLKESSGTRYGVWESHKGTPFANSSSDCHEDTNLNNSRGCLQNSPCIVEDTLSKGFEGCISMKCSF
- the LOC133892695 gene encoding defective in cullin neddylation protein AAR3-like isoform X3; translation: MSRAHKPVDAIFCDIPKLMPFIELEDVGRFNYFYDFVFFICRENGQKNISIQRAVAAWRIVLNGRFRLLDRWCNFVEKYQRHNISEDTWQQLLAFSRCVNEDLEGYDPRGAWPVLIDDFVEDMHRVYHSSDCSKAIESQCSISNTLGGLNLLPGSKRKCPTQFNSSTEDVELSDSFTRSVHLTPLKRLKESSGTRYGVWESHKGTPFANSSSDCHEDTNLNNSRGCLQNSPCIVEDTLSKGFEGCISMKCSF
- the LOC133893207 gene encoding probable glucomannan 4-beta-mannosyltransferase 7 — translated: MEAGEIGGALLFVLAAAAAAAVAVSVGAVDFSRPLTAGAPLDFQEALSWLVGVLNGTSSAAEGAYVAWVAVRAGVIAPALQAAVWACMVMSVMLVVEAVYNSVVSLGVKAIGWRPEWRFKWEPLAGADEEKGSAHYPMVLVQIPMYNELEVYKLSIAAACELQWPKDRITVQVLDDSTDPFIKNLVELECENWMSKGVNIKYATRSSRKGFKAGALKKGMECDYAKQSEYVAIFDADFQPEPDFLLRTIPFLVHNPKVALVQARWSFVNDTTSLLTRVQKMFFDYHFKVEQEAGSATFAFFSFNGTAGVWRTTAINEAGGWKDRTTVEDMDLAVRATLQGWKFIYVGDIRVKSELPSTYKAYCRQQFRWSSGGANLFRKMAKDVLVAKDISLLKRSYMLYSFFLVRRVVAPTVACILYNFIIPVSVFIPELFLPIWGIAYIPTVLTIVTAIRHPKNLHIMPFWILFESVMTVHRMKAALTGLLELPGFNQWIVTKKVGNDFEDNEVPLLQKTRKRLRDRINFSEVGFSVFLFVCASYNLAFHGTTSYYLYLYLQGLAFLTLGLNFTGTCGCCQ